In the Wyeomyia smithii strain HCP4-BCI-WySm-NY-G18 chromosome 2, ASM2978416v1, whole genome shotgun sequence genome, one interval contains:
- the LOC129722565 gene encoding serine/arginine repetitive matrix protein 2-like — protein sequence MDFEDDSSNTREPSCTPPLPTTDLTPIEIMKFVQADDGLATPVLPTVNRTVEPEGSDFPEKVTTKTAGIQEKAPAVSKNIAATEKNGDQKIAEKGVLKEEKLKVKLAEINSTAEQSAAKKEEKKSGASSPSVQPELPSQVSPSRDKTPPIKKRKTDTKDASSSKSASKEKSTESKRSKEVERSKEKRKKERSNEREKVGSKDLSKLKERDRSQMQTYGRSKSIEQRKSVSRRSGTPRGIPKEQNSSKPKDANRSKIERGKTPNIDKNKNEEKSKRRSRSRERDKTRAKSAGVKVASYAISKKDSKDKSGESVLRRRIQLSHSPPLATKKEHEKSPVVLSAIKYTTSPPIISWRERVIDNKSAHSTSLRQAPITPAIAALQAYDDDRDSDQSREESKMNKHDKNYKKNETQSSSKRKKKMKSKTASKKSRKSGSSHRKKSKDKRKEDKKRSKSTSEKEKNNENTEDVKLDTNPTECDDTDTELDASTSLYEDDEEHDTIVRRIKLEKDDDGDEKEFGQIQIDYSIVKQEPLTDEEKEKKKRDQALGMETVSQETPEHEGPDPKAAEMMLKPTESTPARKKFNCSFLDDLNSGSKKHSKPLTDMQKAELEDRNRKETDSPDTDDYASNWENDEFSPLVSVTSKVSVDTPKPETKGKPPLTTEEELKRKRLIPVSTHEQIIPLDDLLNIQNQIKSIKNKLESVGQLKGIVPLMKEADKISPPVVAEKTPDKLVDEYHNFVQSITTDTQKPATVDTPEKSKMTTDLELESLHKASPSTTSSSSSSDSSSSSSDSSSSSSSSSSSSTSSDSESTDSSSKDKKRKKVFVKRKKTPLKPIISAEDIEKLASELIQSDQSPLDSDLMPEAARVSELPVPVLPAPPVPIPQELSTSMPQMPSTPAPLIIPEHLMLKRAGFGLPASSKIYSIKDDSLSETTSHESVASTIKPLNLERESPFKLKLQSKNKIVPAGTTSALLGPEDDDEDDKQTNAKEEIITQDTAEKPPEPAAKDNQSRRDRRDSKHPRDRKSKDRSPRRSKDTGSKHRSKDRQIRSRSKDRRDSLERDRRKFSERRLRHSRSPPLRRLRSPPPARRKRSRSRSRSLSPTLLRRPPSPPERDRSPRGRRVSTEREWRRSRSPYYQRPPSPKEKPPGENQIDVVTSTGGSGVCFKPPSDQSPVAGYKKSLADSTINDADLEIQKRKAQSFNESSAYNNIYSKTYGFYGPEDMVLEGPEGGDSPKRIPLDDRINIVLGMNGIEAPKRPDTIPAHGSNQYGDYQRIQPLTMTHNDGHPPSQQQYPTQPYPNPINCPRPMMHPSQPQHFQHGYPPDFHSGPPTQPPPPSPSQYNYGQGARPQFYPNPRAPQPGWIRTPHGGCLQQISPHPQQMYPTGMYPSSPNIQVPPPPLPITDPTKTHVKQVGNVLEIVPTAVPPVPAPVPGSLNQSIKATPPQTPVPVSASSTPFQQVTSPSETPNLLTPKILTAEELKLRHERRLELKKKIRVEREKKRMEKRMRKEKLKLEVKRLMAETATTATNSSSEEEEFDAVKHQELLAALSRGYERSILRTKTGACVARKSVLFADGVAPGDESSSGGEVLRSPAKITASKMRKKLRRKRTLKATGRKRLIDRLKLPDLELQEQERIDPELDSMPPPPPPSGSPPPELMQPRCINPPPVQMIDFSDAPPMLPFRASGGSSTPSNTPSSNGSGLSSATYAPATPPPNGGNNSTNTNHNLNIPPPPSGSYRAPPIPPSGSSHMRSHHHSHQHHYHHTHSQHHQHHPQPPLPPPLPPSQSMKKSRREGYRESPHAIETIGSSGSSMRHSTYDGGLH from the exons ATGGATTTCGAGGACGATTCATCGAATACGAGGGAACCTTCGTGTACCCCTCCACTGCCGACGACAGATCTCACGCCAATCGAAATCATGAAATTCGTCCAGGCTGACGATGGTTTGGCTACACCGGTGTTGCCCACTGTTAATCGAACGGTTGAACCGGAGGGTAGTGATTTTCCGGAGAAAGTTACAACAAAGACGGCTGGAATACAGGAAAAGGCGCCAGCAGTGAGCAAAAATATTGCAGCAACAGAGAAAAATGGCGATCAGAAGATTGCGGAAAAGGGTGTTCTTAAGGAGGAGAAACTGAAGGTTAAGTTGGCGGAGATAAACTCGACCGCTGAGCAATCCGCCGCGAAAAAGGAAGAAAAGAAGAGTGGTGCCTCAA GTCCATCGGTACAGCCCGAACTGCCTTCACAGGTTTCACCATCCCGTGATAAAACACCACCTATCAAAAAGCGAAAAACCGACACTAAAGATGCTAGCTCTAGCAAGAGCGCCAGCAAAGAGAAATCCACAGAATCCAAGCGGTCCAAGGAAGTGGAAAGGtcgaaagaaaaaagaaagaaggaacGGAGTAACGAACGCGAGAAGGTGGGATCCAAGGATTTATCTAAACTGAAAGAGCGAGACCGTTCCCAGATGCAAACGTACGGAAGATCGAAAAGTATCGAACAGCGAAAAAGCGTTAGCCGCAGAAGCGGAACACCCCGGGGTATCCCAAAGGAGCAGAACTCTTCAAAACCAAAAGACGCTAACCGATCCAAAATAGAGCGCGGTAAAACACCTAACATCGACAaaaacaagaatgaagaaaaatctAAACGTAGATCTCGATCGAGAGAACGCGACAAGACACGAGCAAAGTCGGCGGGAGTTAAAGTGGCTTCCTATGCAATCAGCAAAAAGGACAGTAAAGATAAATCAGGGGAAAGTGTTCTTAGACGCCGTATTCAGCTTAGCCACTCGCCACCACTGGCCACAAAAAAGGAACATGAAAAATCACCAGTTGTGCTCTCTGCGATTAAGTACACTACTAGTCCACCGATCATAAGCTGGCGGGAGCGAGTGATTGATAACAAATCGGCCCATTCCACATCTCTCCGACAAGCCCCGATTACACCGGCTATTGCTGCATTACAGGCCTACGATGACGATAGAGATTCAGACCAAAGTAGAGAAGAGTCCAAAATGAACAAGcatgacaaaaattacaaaaaaaatgaaactcaatCTTCTTCGAAACGAAAGAAAAAGATGAAAAGTAAAACAGCCTCGAAGAAATCCAGGAAAAGCGGATCATCGCATAGAAAAAAATCCAAGGATAAACGCAAGGAAGATAAAAAACGTAGTAAGTCGACCTCagagaaggaaaaaaataatgaaaatacagAAGATGTAAAACTGGACACAAACCCAACAGAGTGCGATGATACTGACACTGAGTTGGATGCGTCTACATCTTTATACGAAGACGATGAAGAGCATGATACTATCGTAAGAAGGATCAAGCTTGAGAAAGACGATGATGGAGATGAAAAAGAGTTCGGACAAATTCAAATAGACTACAGTATTGTGAAGCAAGAACCTCTGACTGATGAggaaaaagagaagaaaaagcGCGATCAAGCTCTAGGCATGGAAACGGTTTCTCAGGAAACACCCGAGCACGAAGGTCCGGATCCGAAAGCTGCGGAAATGATGCTAAAGCCAACAGAATCTACACCAGCTAGAAAGAAATTCAATTGTTCCTTCTTAGACGATCTGAACTCTGGCAGCAAGAAACATTCAAAGCCTTTGACCGACATGCAAAAAGCGGAACTAGAAGATCGTAACAGAAAGGAAACGGATTCTCCGGACACCGACGATTATGCGTCGAATTGGGAAAACGATGAGTTTAGTCCACTAGTCTCAGTCACCAGTAAAGTATCGGTGGATACTCCGAAGCCAGAAACAAAGGGAAAACCTCCACTGACCACAGAAGAAGAACTCAAAAGAAAGAGACTGATTCCCGTAAGCACTCATGAACAGATTATTCCACTGGACGATCTACTTAATATTCAGAATCaaataaaatcaatcaaaaaCAAGTTGGAAAGCGTGGGTCAATTGAAGGGAATTGTTCCGTTAATGAAGGAAGCCGACAAGATATCTCCCCCTGTGGTTGCGGAAAAAACACCAGATAAATTGGTTGACGAGTATCATAACTTTGTTCAATCAATAACAACCGATACACAGAAACCTGCAACTGTTGATACACCGGAGAAGAGTAAAATGACAACTGACCTAGAGTTAGAGAGTCTTCATAAAGCATCCCCTAGTACGACCAGCTCCAGCAGTAGTTCGGACAGTTCAAGCTCGAGCTCAGACTCCAGCTCTTCCAGTTCATCATCCAGTTCTAGTTCAACTTCTTCGGATTCGGAATCAACGGACAGCTCTAGCAAAGacaaaaagagaaagaaagttTTTGTGAAGCGGAAGAAAACGCCAttgaaaccaataatttcagCGGAAGATATAGAAAAACTGGCCAGTGAACTGATTCAATCTGATCAATCGCCATTGGATTCAGATCTAATGCCGGAAGCAGCACGGGTATCTGAGTTGCCTGTACCAGTGCTTCCGGCGCCTCCTGTTCCAATACCTCAAGAGCTTTCTACTTCAATGCCGCAAATGCCTTCCACTCCAGCGCCATTAATTATTCCCGAACATTTGATGCTGAAAAGAGCAGGTTTTGGTTTACCGGCTTCTTCGAAAATCTACAGCATCAAAGATGACTCGTTAAGTGAAACAACCAGCCATGAGTCTGTGGCGAGTACTATCAAACCTTTAAATCTAGAACGAGAGTCACCGTTCAAACTCAAATTGCAATCGAAGAACAAAATTGTACCAGCAGGTACGACATCCGCTCTGCTAGGTCCAGAGGATGACGATGAAGATGACAAGCAAACGAATGCAAAGGAGGAAATTATTACCCAGGACACCGCAGAAAAACCACCGGAACCGGCAGCGAAGGATAATCAATCTCGGAGGGATCGTCGTGATTCAAAACACCCTCGAGATCGAAAGTCCAAAGATCGCAGTCCAAGAAGATCGAAAGACACTGGCAGTAAACATCGTTCAAAAGATCGTCAAATTCGCAGCAGGTCCAAAGATCGACGAGATTCGCTTGAGCGAGATCGGAGAAAGTTCTCCGAACGACGACTACGACACTCACGTAGTCCACCTTTGCGAAGGTTAAGAAGTCCACCGCCAGCTCGCCGTAAACGGTCACGGTCACGATCCCGAAGCCTGAGTCCGACACTACTTCGCAGACCCCCAAGTCCACCAGAACGGGATCGTAGTCCTCGAGGTCGCAGAGTTTCGACTGAACGTGAGTGGCGTCGGTCACGATCTCCCTATTACCAACGACCTCCGTCTCCAAAAGAGAAACCCCCAGGCGAAAATCAGATTGATGTTGTTACCAGTACTGGTGGTAGTGGCGTTTGTTTCAAACCTCCCAGCGATCAATCTCCTGTTGCTGGTTACAAGAAGAGTCTCGCCGATTCCACCATCAACGATGCCGACCTGGAAATTCAGAAACGTAAGGCTCAAAGCTTTAACGAAAGTTCCGCATACAATAATATCTACTCTAAAACGTACGGATTCTATGGACCGGAAGATATGGTTCTTGAGGGACCCGAAGGTGGTGATTCGCCAAAACGCATTCCGCTGGATGATCGAATTAATATCGTACTTGGAATGAACGGCATCGAGGCACCTAAACGTCCCGATACCATACCGGCACATGGCTCAAACCAATACGGAGATTACCAGCGTATTCAACCACTCACAATGACACACAATGATGGCCATCCACCATCGCAACAACAATATCCAACACAGCCGTACCCGAATCCCATTAATTGTCCGCGGCCAATGATGCATCCTTCTCAGCCACAGCACTTCCAGCACGGCTACCCTCCAGATTTTCATAGTGGACCTCCAACGCAGCCACCTCCTCCGTCACCATCGCAGTACAACTATGGACAAGGTGCTCGACCTCAATTCTATCCCAATCCTCGCGCGCCGCAACCTGGTTGGATTAGAACTCCGCATGGAGGTTGCTTACAACAAATTTCACCTCATCCACAACAAATGTACCCAACTGGCATGTATCCCTCGAGTCCAAACATTCAAGTTCCTCCACCTCCGTTGCCGATAACGGACCCTACCAAGACTCATGTCAAACAAGTTGGTAACGTTTTGGAAATTGTTCCAACTGCAGTTCCGCCAGTACCAGCACCTGTTCCAGGTTCCTTGAATCAGTCCATCAAAGCTACTCCACCGCAAACACCGGTGCCCGTGTCCGCGTCATCTACACCCTTCCAACAGGTTACTTCTCCGTCAGAAACGCCGAATCTCCTCACGCCAAAGATTCTAACGGCAGAGGAATTGAAACTGCGACACGAACGACGTCtagaattgaagaaaaaaattcgcGTCGAACGAGAGAAAAAACGAATGGAAAAAAGAATGCGCAAGGAAAAGCTTAAATTGGAGGTTAAACGCTTGATGGCGGAAACTGCAACTACTGCGACCAATAGTTCATCCGAAGAAGAAGAATTTGATGCCGTCAAGCACCAGGAACTACTTGCGGCCCTCAGCAGAGGATACGAACGAAGTATCCTTCGCACAAAAACTGGTGCATG TGTTGCGAGAAAATCAGTTCTGTTCGCAGACGGTGTCGCACCAGGAGATGAATCATCCTCTGGAGGAGAAGTCCTACGTTCTCCAGCTAAGATAACGGCTTCCAAAATGCGTAAGAAACTGCGGCGGAAACGAACACTGAAAGCAACCGGTAGAAAGCGTCTGATCGATCGACTTAAGCTACCA GACTTAGAACTTCAAGAACAGGAACGTATTGATCCGGAGTTGGATAGCATGCCTCCGCCCCCGCCTCCGTCGGGTTCTCCGCCTCCGGAACTAATGCAACCTCGTTGCATTAACCCGCCTCCAGTGCAGATGATTGATTTTAGCGATGCACCACCAATGCTGCCCTTTCGTGCTTCTGGTGGCAGTTCTACACCTTCGAACACGCCTTCTTCTAATGGTTCTGGTTTGTCGTCTGCTACGTATGCTCCAGCAACGCCGCCTCCGAATGGTGGCAATAATTCTACTAATACAAATCACAATCTAAACATACCGCCGCCCCCTTCAGGCTCATACCGAGCACCGCCGATCCCACCCAGCGGATCGTCCCATATGCGATCGCACCACCATAGTCATCAGCATCATTACCATCATACGCATAGTCAACACCATCAACATCATCCACAGCCACCACTCCCACCTCCCCTTCCACCCTCACAATCCATGAAAAAATCACGTCGGGAGGGCTATCGTGAATCGCCCCACGCCATCGAAACTATCGGCTCCTCTGGATCATCGATGCGACACTCGACGTACGACGGGGGACTACATTAG
- the LOC129722963 gene encoding cuticle protein 19-like, whose protein sequence is MFKIIVLVACLAVVASAQFFGGDQGHHEDYHTYPKYKYEYGVKDYKTKDHKSQWESRDGDLVKGQYTLDEADGTHRIVEYTSDHKTGFQPHVLREGHAHHPHGESYANIEQHY, encoded by the exons ATGTTTAAG ATCATCGTTCTGGTTGCCTGTCTGGCTGTCGTTGCTTCTGCCCAATTTTTCGGAGGAGATCAAGGCCATCATGAAGATTACCATACTTATCCCAAGTATAAGTATGAATACGGTGTAAAGGATTACAAAACCAAGGACCACAAGAGCCAGTGGGAGAGTCGGGATGGAGACCTCGTCAAGGGACAGTACACGCTTGACGAAGCCGATGGAACACACCGCATTGTAGAGTACACTTCTGACCACAAGACTGGTTTCCAGCCCCATGTTCTGCGTGAGGGACACGCCCACCACCCGCACGGAGAGAGCTATGCCAATATCGAAcagcactattga